The DNA window agcgagagtttgagatctttaactggatagtagacataaggcattagttttaaggatggcgaaagcgtattaaaactgattagaaattatttactttcaaaaagtgtttttaaacccgacgcgggatggcgaaagcgtacgttagagaATACTAGCATGAGccgagtcaatagagcgagagtttgagactaggagatttaagtagataacgacttcataaagcgagcattttattaactatgttattttcaaaaagcttttctaaatctaatgggatggcgagagcctACATTACGAGTTaagatagtagtctaaatcaacagagcgaaagtttgagaggaggacttttaaacaacagaattaataaagatttttaattaaataagaaccatagccaatggaccttcggatcgcctaagttaaaataaatacatactgatatccgtttattattatattatttagatTTCACAATTACATTTCCCTTTAGAAACAaccaaaatattagtagccttagctttacacagtaaccttagataacggtagatcgattcatagtccctgttgGATTCAATATCtgttaaaactacacgacacgactgtgcacttgcagttatcagatttatagacacgtaaagtcgcgatcatttCTCACTTATGCCTATTCTCTCGTTGCGGCAACATCCATGTCTTGGTCTCTCGCATCAACGAACTCCCTGCCGTCTATTTTCTCTAACGGAAACTAACATAAAGTCAACATTGTGCTTGactaaaaaaatatgttaaattGTAGGGGGTTCAAGATTCACTAAATTCCTTCGAACATGTTGAAGTGTTGTTCCATTCATTGTCTGTTGTCACAACTCTGAAATTGAAATCCTCGAAGTGACAAATAATGTGCCAGTATAGCTAACATACTAATCATCTGCATTATAACTCTTGTAACTTAACATCAGCGTAGTGAGTATAATAACATTTTTCCAACACCAACCCAAAGAATAAAGTATATGCATACTCCTGTTTACCACTTAAATCTGGCCCCGATACTAAAAACTATCATCTTTTGTCATTGTGAAACTGCTTTCCATATGCGAAATACACAATTTGATATTTTCTATGATCCTCACCCACTACATTAAATGAATCTTTAGCGATGTCAACAGCAAATAGACGACATGACCAAAATTATGGATACAATTTTTTAGGAAAAATATTATTCGaaagaaatttttatttttaaagactaaaaacatatttaaccctaaaacaAATAATGAATCAGATAAGAGTATTGAAGTTTCATTTTTGTTAATTGAAATTCCGAGGGTATTacaattttcattttaaaacaaaaaatgaatAATCTAATAGTATTGAATTTGtgttttaaaaaatgataaactTCATTTATTGTACAATTACATGATAAAACACACACATGAACTTATGATTGAGAAAAAAATAAACTAGTTTACACACTAGGTAAGTTGTTAAGCCATCCATCTGAATTTATGAAAGGCGAATAAGTATATTCACTTATTTTAATGTCCTCTGGTTTCTTGATCCAATCAACACGATTCTTAGTATCAGCTCCTGGTCCCTTACAATTAATTTCTGCAAATGTGATGTCTTTTCTGCAAAAAGTTATACAAAAAAAATGTTGAATATTGTTCATAGTTTACAAAACATGAACTAGTCATTTAAACTTACACATGACTTTGTTGATTCCAAGAGTCCCAGCCTTTAGGAATTACGACTGATGCAAAATATGAATCCAAAAATATGACTCTGGAGTAAGAGCCCCATGGTCTTCCTAGATTCACTTGACCATTTCCAATAACAGAACATCCTTTAAAAACAAAACCTTCTTTTCCATTTGGTGTGTCTCGCTTTTGTGCTGTAACAAAACCAGGTGGTTTGTTTTGCCCTTGTGTCGCATTCATCACACAATTCTACAATAAGGTATGAAAAATCATGAAAAAATTTAAAGcataatattttctttataaacaaaataataagatTACCTCGAAATAAGATTGTCCAGAACCACAAATAAAATCGACTTCCCCTTGAATATAACAATTTTTAAAGTAAGAACGTCCACTTGATACGAGCAACGTGTCTTGATAACCAATAAAACTAGAATCAAATATGGCTGATTTATCACCATAAAAATTAGCTGCTACTGCTGGTGAATTAGTTCCAAATGTGTTCTACaaaacatacaaaaaaaaaatacattagaaacaattcaaaaattatgaaaattttatTGTTAAATCCAAGGtcgtttcaattttttttaagctACGTATAGATTAACAGCCGcttaaatcttaatcatgtcaaaATAAATAGAAGTCTTATTTAATTATACTTTAACAACAGTACATATTTTATGAGATTTCGATCGATTTTAATTATACTTGAATATTGTATATTTACCTCAAATTGAATGCCAGTGACAATCACATTAGGAGGAGATGAAATGAAAGAAGCACTCATTGATGTGCCATCATGTTCAGCTGAATCATCATAAGTAATGGTTGTAGCTTTTCTACCTCTACCTGCTCCTTTTAAAACAATGCATGGCTTTTCTATAGGTATATGAACTTTTTCCCTACACAATTTTAAAATGTgaaaattttttaattaacatttcaacttatttgtatatatatgcattataacaaaaaaaaaaaatgaaaaaacttaCTTGTATGTGCCAAAACTTATATTAATCACAATCCATTTATCATTTTGATTCTTGATAGAATCAATGGCAGCTTGAATTGTTTTAAAATTTCCTTTACCTTGTTGGTCAACATAGATGGTATTTGAAACATGATTTCCACCACAATCCATGCCTCTACCAACATAAAAAAGACTAATAAACAATGCTAAATGAAACATATTTTGTGAAAGTAAcctcttcatttttttttaatgaaaaatgataTCTTGTCTTCAAGTATAAATAcacttaaaaatatttatttaatcaaaatgAAATCCTCATAATTAGTATGAACATATGAACATATGACCATAtgatatttttcctattatatgtTGATTAACCAGTATTTTTTAACCTTATACATTTTAATACCAATTTAGTGATGCATTATGATAACCTTTATAACATTATAACATGTATATAACAATttgttactatatatatatatatatatatatatatatatatatatatatatatatatatatatatatatatatatatatatatatatatatatatattataattttttttatgaatactTTAAGAAATCTCGAAAAATTATTATCCTTTTTGTATCAAATACTCTTCTTCCCTTTTTTGTTAGTacacaaaaattataaaagagaTTTGAGAATATTTCTATGGTAAAgtgtcaaaaataaataaacaattaacataaaaagaaatattaatcAGAAAATTAAGCAACATATCTAAAAAGCATTTTCTTTTAAAAGGATTAAGAGACAACAAAGAACAAAATAGTACTCAAATcatgaaatgataaaaaaaaagataaaaatccttGATCTCTATAATGAGTTGATCAATACCAAATTTGGTAGAGGTGATGAAAGCAAGAACTTCAAAACTGGAAATCTTCAACAATTACTTTTGGTTAAAAACTTTATCTGCTACCTTTCAAATTTTACCTGATATCTCCTCTATTTTTATATTGACCAAAATTCCTTACTATTtatcaatttaaaaattatttttattcaaaaagttTACTTTAGAAAAGTTGTAAAAAGCAAAAAAAGTAGTTATAACTAATTATCcaatacaaaaaaaattcaaaaaatggttAGAGATAAAACAATTTGATCGGATATATAAAAATGTGTATAAGTTGCtatcgattttttttttaaattcagtattttatgaaaaaattgaTGTGTTTTTACCGAACTTTTAGAAAATTCGGTACATTAATACGGTATATTcacaaaaatccaaaattttagagaatttttacaaattttttaaaaaattccagTGCATTTATACCGCattccccctccctaaaatccaATATTTtagaaaatcatattttttattggaTATTTTTTTCCGATTTTTTGAAAACTCTAGTATATCGGAATTATAGTATAATATTGAAAATCTGGTAGTTCAGAATGCTACATTTGTGCGTCTAAATCCTGATGGTAACCTTTCAGATTTTACATAGTTTTTTTTACCCCTGATGCTCTATGTTTTACTTCCATATTTTGTTGTTAACTTGTTCAAAATTTAATAGGGTTTCGATATTGCTAACATTGATATTGTATTCTTTATATATTGTAAATGACAGATATTTCTCTTGTAATTCCCTAAACTCTTATTCTCCCTTATTACTGTAAGCTCTAAGAATATCACACTATAATAATAGaaaagatacatatttataatagtcaaaatccaacaaattcataacaaaattccaaaaaatatatccttaattgttaaaataaaagatattattataatcttataatatatctcaaatattataaacattttataatatctcttagactattataaatatatactcCATTCATtccttattataagcaaaatttcactttttagatacattaaatCATTAATGTATTAGGAGAAattctgtttataaaaataaatggagggagtatcttataatatctcttagcctattataaatatatatcttataacatctttcaaaatattataaatatcttataatatctttttatattaatttatatgatctctaaattaatataaaatattctaacattaaagAATGGATCAATGAGCCGAACCGACCGAGTTTGATAGCCTTGAAGCGTTCGAACCAGACTACTTTTTGAATTTCTGATTTCTGGCAATCTCAAAacatgttttctttcttttcatcaacaaaggttttaaggcatacttcaacaatctccaccttgacttTAAACCGTGTTGATACTAATTTAACCATCAACAACATTGTTGATCTCTACCAGGTTAAACCTCTAATTAGTAAActtgatcaaattcaaacaacCCTTGAATCTTGATCTTGCCACTTGCATCCACTTGTTTCAAATTACCCTTTTCTTCCTATGTAATTTCACAAGCCTACAAGTATGATTTTTCAACCACCCTTGACTCCACCTGTTTTCAAATGCCTCCCTGAAAGTTTTTTTTTCCAGTCCTTCAGCCACATTAATAACATAATATCCAAGGCTGCATAACCGTCCCTTTGAGATGCTACAATAATCCTCCTTATCTTATCATGAGTCAAATTATAACCAGAGATCTCTGTAACCGTTCCCTCACTACTACTAGTATCCATAGTAGGAAACTCCACCTCAAACTGAGTTTTCTCCGTTATAGTTTCTTCCTCTGAAGAACTTCTCTACCAATCAAGTAACCTGTTTTAACCTCATTTCCTCCccaaaaactcaataacaactcaGCGGTAACATGCATTTTTATCCCTTAATTTC is part of the Vicia villosa cultivar HV-30 ecotype Madison, WI linkage group LG2, Vvil1.0, whole genome shotgun sequence genome and encodes:
- the LOC131648358 gene encoding putative pectinesterase 10, producing MFHLALFISLFYVGRGMDCGGNHVSNTIYVDQQGKGNFKTIQAAIDSIKNQNDKWIVINISFGTYKEKVHIPIEKPCIVLKGAGRGRKATTITYDDSAEHDGTSMSASFISSPPNVIVTGIQFENTFGTNSPAVAANFYGDKSAIFDSSFIGYQDTLLVSSGRSYFKNCYIQGEVDFICGSGQSYFENCVMNATQGQNKPPGFVTAQKRDTPNGKEGFVFKGCSVIGNGQVNLGRPWGSYSRVIFLDSYFASVVIPKGWDSWNQQSHVKDITFAEINCKGPGADTKNRVDWIKKPEDIKISEYTYSPFINSDGWLNNLPSV